One region of Xylanimonas ulmi genomic DNA includes:
- a CDS encoding GNAT family N-acetyltransferase, producing MADVVVERVRTPAQLDEAFAVRVEVFVGEQRVPPELELDEADHAPTTTHVLARPARGGAAIGTARLLTDVERPGQAHIGRVAVAAAARGAGVGSALMGALERIALAEHAGADGAVTVLLSAQVQAIGFYERLGYTVTGEVYLDAGIDHRDASKVIARA from the coding sequence GTGGCTGACGTCGTCGTCGAGCGGGTGCGCACGCCCGCGCAGCTCGACGAGGCGTTCGCGGTGCGCGTCGAGGTCTTCGTCGGCGAGCAGCGCGTGCCGCCCGAGCTTGAGCTCGACGAGGCCGACCATGCGCCCACGACGACGCATGTGCTCGCGCGTCCCGCGCGCGGCGGGGCCGCGATCGGGACCGCGCGGCTGCTCACCGACGTCGAGCGCCCGGGCCAGGCGCACATCGGGCGCGTCGCCGTGGCGGCCGCGGCGCGGGGCGCAGGCGTCGGCTCCGCGCTCATGGGCGCGCTCGAACGCATCGCGCTCGCCGAGCACGCGGGCGCGGACGGCGCGGTCACCGTGCTGCTCAGCGCGCAGGTCCAGGCCATCGGCTTCTACGAGCGGCTGGGCTACACCGTCACGGGTGAGGTCTACCTCGACGCCGGCATCGACCATCGGGACGCGTCGAAGGTGATCGCGAGGGCCTGA
- a CDS encoding RluA family pseudouridine synthase: MASRTLPVPDGLAGERVDAALARMLGFSRTQAAELAAAGAVRLDGRPVGKSDRLPAGGWLEVDVPDPAAAPEAAPEPVPGMGVAYEDDDVVVVDKPVGVAAHPSPGWTGPTVVGALAAAGYRVSTSGSAERQGIVHRLDVGTSGLMVVAKSEAAYTALKRAFKERTVEKVYHALAQGHPEPTVGTIDAPIGRHPSNDWRFAVVADGKPSVTHYEVLEMLPAASLVEVHLETGRTHQIRVHFSAVRHPLVGDLTYGADPVLASSVGLTRQWLHAVRLGFEHPLTGAWVEVTSSYPDDLEHALATVRGAYGG, encoded by the coding sequence ATGGCCTCGCGGACCCTCCCGGTCCCGGACGGGCTCGCGGGCGAGCGCGTCGACGCGGCGCTCGCGCGCATGCTCGGCTTCTCACGCACCCAGGCGGCCGAGCTCGCGGCCGCGGGCGCGGTGCGGCTCGACGGTCGCCCCGTCGGCAAGTCCGACCGGCTGCCCGCGGGCGGGTGGCTTGAGGTCGACGTCCCCGACCCCGCGGCGGCGCCCGAGGCCGCCCCGGAGCCGGTTCCCGGCATGGGCGTCGCCTACGAGGACGACGACGTCGTCGTGGTCGACAAGCCCGTCGGCGTCGCGGCACACCCGTCGCCGGGATGGACCGGGCCGACCGTGGTCGGCGCGCTGGCCGCCGCGGGATACCGCGTCTCGACGTCGGGCTCCGCCGAGCGGCAGGGCATCGTGCACCGGCTCGACGTCGGCACCTCGGGGCTCATGGTCGTGGCCAAGAGCGAGGCCGCCTACACCGCGCTCAAGCGCGCCTTCAAAGAGCGGACGGTCGAGAAGGTCTACCACGCGCTCGCCCAGGGGCACCCCGAGCCGACGGTCGGCACGATCGACGCGCCCATCGGCCGGCACCCGAGCAACGACTGGCGGTTCGCCGTCGTCGCCGACGGCAAGCCGTCGGTGACCCACTACGAGGTGCTGGAGATGCTGCCCGCCGCCTCGCTGGTCGAGGTGCACCTGGAGACGGGGCGCACGCACCAGATCCGCGTGCACTTCTCGGCGGTGCGCCACCCGCTGGTGGGCGACCTGACCTACGGCGCCGACCCCGTGCTGGCCTCCAGCGTGGGACTGACGCGCCAGTGGCTGCACGCCGTCCGCCTGGGGTTCGAGCACCCGCTGACCGGCGCCTGGGTCGAGGTGACCTCCTCCTACCCCGACGACCTGGAGCACGCCCTCGCGACGGTCCGGGGCGCCTACGGTGGCTGA
- the lspA gene encoding signal peptidase II, which produces MSTEPDASPVVPEPAPTSSRRLVAATFALAAAVLAVDQLTKWWALTELELGAPQRQVIGDLLTFRLVFNPGAAFGKGSGYTWVLTIVVVAVVAVIVRVIRRIRSRAWAVTLGLLLGGAVGNLADRLFREPGFAQGHVVDFIGYANWFTGNVADIAIVVAAVLLALLSLLGIGLDGRREGRHADAPVTAPDDGQRPEAEREA; this is translated from the coding sequence ATGTCTACCGAACCCGACGCCTCGCCCGTCGTCCCTGAACCTGCGCCGACGTCGTCGCGCCGCCTGGTGGCCGCCACCTTCGCGCTCGCGGCGGCGGTGCTCGCCGTCGACCAGCTCACCAAGTGGTGGGCGCTGACCGAGCTGGAGCTCGGCGCGCCGCAACGTCAGGTGATCGGCGATCTGCTCACGTTCCGGCTGGTGTTCAACCCGGGCGCCGCGTTCGGCAAGGGGTCCGGCTACACCTGGGTGCTGACCATCGTGGTCGTCGCCGTCGTGGCCGTGATCGTGCGTGTGATCCGACGGATCCGCTCGCGCGCCTGGGCGGTGACCCTCGGGCTGCTGCTGGGCGGCGCGGTCGGCAACCTCGCCGACCGGCTCTTCCGCGAGCCCGGGTTCGCGCAGGGCCACGTCGTCGACTTCATCGGCTACGCGAACTGGTTCACGGGCAACGTCGCCGACATCGCGATCGTGGTGGCGGCGGTGCTGCTCGCGCTGCTCTCGCTGCTGGGGATCGGGCTCGACGGACGCCGCGAGGGCCGTCACGCCGACGCCCCCGTGACGGCGCCCGACGACGGTCAGCGTCCTGAGGCGGAGCGCGAGGCCTGA
- a CDS encoding TraR/DksA family transcriptional regulator, producing MSKATPAAEPTVAHIIDQTFPDLARDVTSFPVREGEEPWTLAEIHELAAGLLADRERLEAELAAADRDLSDLLRNSGDGAGDDQADYGSSALEREQELTLVNNMRDLLAQTKRAIERIKTGAYGTCEVTGLPIGKARLQAFPRATLSVEAKAREERR from the coding sequence ATGAGCAAGGCAACTCCCGCAGCCGAGCCAACGGTGGCACACATCATCGACCAGACGTTTCCCGACCTCGCTCGGGACGTGACGTCCTTTCCGGTGCGCGAGGGCGAGGAGCCGTGGACGCTCGCCGAGATCCACGAGCTGGCCGCCGGACTACTGGCCGACCGCGAGCGGCTTGAGGCCGAGCTCGCCGCGGCTGACCGCGACCTGAGCGACCTGTTGCGCAACTCCGGCGACGGCGCCGGCGACGACCAGGCGGACTACGGGTCGAGCGCACTGGAGCGTGAGCAGGAGCTCACGCTGGTGAACAACATGCGCGACCTGCTCGCCCAGACCAAGCGTGCGATCGAGCGCATCAAGACCGGCGCCTACGGCACCTGCGAGGTCACCGGCCTGCCGATCGGCAAGGCCCGCCTGCAGGCCTTCCCGCGTGCGACGCTCTCGGTGGAGGCCAAGGCGCGCGAGGAGAGGCGCTGA
- a CDS encoding DivIVA domain-containing protein — translation MALLTAEDILNKKFAATKFREGYDVEEVDDFLDEVVRTLSAVQEENEELRSKLTAAERRVAELSRSDAAAAAVAAPVAAPAPAPAQAPKAAEPESATGMLQLAQKLHDDYVRSGQEEGDRLIAEAKSEGSRIVREAEETSHRTLSQLEQERSLLERKIDELRLFERDYRTRLKSFLQNLLGELDARGSALPARSNQGSTPQL, via the coding sequence ATGGCGCTGCTGACCGCAGAAGACATCCTCAACAAGAAGTTCGCTGCGACGAAGTTCCGCGAGGGCTACGACGTGGAGGAAGTCGACGACTTCCTCGACGAGGTGGTGCGGACCCTCTCCGCGGTGCAGGAGGAGAACGAGGAGCTGCGGTCCAAGCTCACCGCCGCGGAGCGACGTGTCGCCGAGCTCTCACGCTCCGACGCGGCGGCCGCCGCGGTCGCGGCCCCCGTCGCCGCACCCGCTCCCGCCCCAGCCCAGGCGCCCAAGGCCGCCGAGCCCGAGTCCGCGACCGGCATGCTCCAGCTCGCCCAGAAGCTGCACGACGACTACGTGCGCTCGGGCCAGGAGGAGGGCGACCGCCTGATCGCCGAGGCCAAGTCGGAGGGCTCACGCATCGTGCGCGAGGCCGAGGAGACCAGCCACCGCACGCTCTCCCAGCTGGAGCAGGAGCGCTCGCTCCTGGAGCGCAAGATCGACGAGCTGCGCCTGTTCGAGCGCGACTACCGCACGCGCCTGAAGAGCTTCCTGCAGAACCTCCTGGGCGAGCTCGACGCCCGCGGCTCGGCTCTGCCGGCCCGCAGCAACCAGGGCTCCACCCCGCAGCTCTGA
- a CDS encoding YggT family protein yields MTTVLHVLGLVLWLYLLCLVVRMVLDWVQFFARDWRPTGVVLVLAEVVYTVTDPPLRAVRRLIPPLRIGNVGLDIGFMLVFFVVLIASQILTNA; encoded by the coding sequence ATGACCACCGTGCTGCACGTCCTCGGCCTGGTCCTGTGGCTGTATCTGCTGTGCCTCGTCGTGCGCATGGTGCTCGACTGGGTGCAGTTCTTCGCGCGCGACTGGCGGCCGACCGGCGTCGTCCTGGTGCTGGCCGAGGTCGTGTACACCGTCACGGACCCGCCGCTGCGCGCGGTCCGCAGGCTGATCCCGCCCCTGCGGATCGGCAACGTCGGGCTCGACATCGGGTTCATGCTGGTCTTCTTCGTGGTGCTCATCGCCTCGCAGATCCTGACGAACGCATGA
- a CDS encoding cell division protein SepF — protein MAGALRKTMLYLGLADDQGQGENYADEYGDDFGEELEAPVRERDDYPAEVTPLRRPALKEVAPSSDLRRITTIHPRSYNDARLIGEAFRGGTPVIMNLSDMDDADAKRLVDFSAGLIFGLHGAIERVTNKVFLLSPEHVEIMGEDEVEPPPAKGPGHFYNQS, from the coding sequence ATGGCCGGAGCGCTTCGCAAGACGATGCTGTACCTGGGTCTTGCAGACGACCAGGGGCAGGGCGAGAACTACGCCGACGAGTACGGCGACGACTTCGGGGAAGAGTTGGAGGCACCCGTGCGTGAGCGCGACGACTATCCCGCCGAGGTGACGCCGTTGCGTCGGCCCGCCCTCAAGGAGGTCGCGCCGTCGTCGGACCTGCGGCGGATCACCACCATCCACCCGCGCTCGTACAACGACGCCCGCCTCATCGGCGAGGCGTTCCGCGGCGGCACGCCCGTGATCATGAACCTGTCCGACATGGACGACGCCGACGCCAAGCGTCTGGTCGACTTCTCGGCCGGTCTGATCTTCGGCCTGCACGGCGCGATCGAGCGTGTGACCAACAAGGTGTTCCTGCTCTCGCCCGAGCACGTCGAGATCATGGGCGAGGACGAGGTCGAGCCGCCGCCCGCCAAGGGTCCGGGCCACTTCTACAACCAGAGCTGA
- the pgeF gene encoding peptidoglycan editing factor PgeF has protein sequence MTAPCLRDMPPAWSQDALLPDDVGAGLLRVDLGEGVVAGFTTRRGGVSPAPWASLDLGANTGDDALRVRENRARVGAWLGAPVAFVAQVHGDRVLVLDAAERAEWASSAPPLAAGQADAVVTAASGLGLGVLVADCVPVLLADPVARVVGVVHAGRAGVRLGVVHRAVDAMLAAGATTAGLRAAVGPAVCGRCYEVPAEMRDEVAAIVPQAHATTREGTPALDLPAAVRAQLAASGVRSCVHVDRCTLEDPELFSHRRATAAGTTTGRQAGLVVLT, from the coding sequence GTGACCGCGCCCTGTCTGCGCGACATGCCGCCGGCCTGGTCACAGGACGCGCTGCTGCCCGACGACGTCGGCGCCGGCCTGCTGCGCGTCGACCTCGGCGAGGGCGTCGTCGCGGGCTTCACGACGCGGCGCGGCGGCGTCTCGCCGGCGCCGTGGGCGTCGCTCGACCTGGGCGCCAACACCGGCGACGACGCGCTGCGCGTGCGTGAGAACCGCGCCCGCGTGGGCGCCTGGCTCGGCGCGCCCGTCGCATTCGTGGCCCAGGTCCACGGCGACCGGGTGTTGGTGCTCGACGCGGCCGAGCGTGCGGAGTGGGCGTCGTCGGCGCCACCGCTGGCCGCCGGTCAGGCGGACGCCGTGGTGACCGCCGCCAGCGGTCTGGGCTTGGGTGTGCTCGTGGCCGACTGCGTGCCCGTGCTGCTGGCCGACCCCGTCGCCCGCGTCGTCGGCGTCGTGCACGCCGGGCGCGCGGGCGTGCGGCTCGGCGTCGTGCACCGCGCCGTCGACGCCATGCTCGCGGCCGGGGCGACGACGGCGGGACTGCGGGCCGCCGTCGGACCCGCGGTGTGCGGTCGGTGCTACGAGGTGCCCGCCGAGATGCGCGACGAGGTCGCCGCGATCGTGCCGCAGGCGCACGCGACGACACGCGAGGGAACCCCCGCGCTCGACCTGCCCGCGGCCGTGCGGGCGCAGCTCGCGGCCAGCGGCGTGCGCTCGTGCGTCCACGTCGACCGCTGCACGCTGGAGGACCCTGAGCTGTTCTCGCACCGGCGCGCGACGGCGGCCGGGACCACCACGGGACGGCAGGCCGGCCTCGTCGTGCTGACGTGA
- the ftsZ gene encoding cell division protein FtsZ, producing MATPQNYLAVIKVVGVGGGGVNAVNRMIEVGLKGVEFIAVNTDAQALLMSDADVKLDVGRDLTRGLGAGADPEVGRKAAEDHEEEIEEVLRGADMVFVTAGEGGGTGTGGAPVVARIARSLGALTVGVVTRPFTFEGRRRSVQAEQGIETLREEVDTLIVIPNDRLLQMSDRNVSAIAAFHSADQVLHSGVQGITDLITTPGLINLDFADVKSVMQGAGSALMGIGSARGEDRAVQAAELAISSPLLEASIDGAHGVLLSIQGGSDLGLLEVHEAARLVQEAAHPEANIIFGTVIDDALGDEVRVTVIAAGFDGGVPQARKDGRGLGQIAGQTARPVAATATGGQSAVSTAGPATVPVPQPPVNGAHTLPRPIPADPDDVPTSLQPVAQAARPSVAVVEEVEGVTVERPVEVPRIWDAAPPKEELDVPDFLK from the coding sequence GTGGCAACTCCGCAGAACTACCTGGCAGTCATCAAGGTGGTGGGCGTCGGCGGTGGTGGCGTGAACGCTGTCAACCGCATGATCGAGGTCGGGCTCAAGGGCGTCGAGTTCATCGCCGTCAACACCGACGCCCAGGCACTGCTGATGTCGGACGCTGACGTCAAGCTCGACGTCGGACGCGACCTCACGCGCGGCCTGGGCGCCGGCGCCGACCCCGAGGTCGGCCGCAAGGCCGCCGAGGACCACGAGGAGGAGATCGAGGAGGTCCTGCGCGGGGCCGACATGGTCTTCGTGACCGCGGGCGAGGGCGGTGGCACCGGCACAGGCGGCGCCCCCGTGGTCGCGCGCATCGCGCGCTCGCTCGGCGCGCTCACGGTCGGGGTCGTGACCCGTCCGTTCACGTTCGAGGGACGTCGTCGCTCGGTCCAGGCCGAGCAGGGGATCGAGACGCTCCGCGAGGAGGTCGACACCCTCATCGTCATCCCCAACGACCGCCTGCTGCAGATGTCGGACCGCAACGTCTCGGCGATCGCGGCGTTCCACTCGGCCGACCAGGTGCTGCACTCGGGTGTCCAGGGCATCACCGACCTCATCACCACCCCGGGCCTCATCAACCTCGACTTCGCCGACGTCAAGTCCGTCATGCAGGGCGCCGGCTCGGCGCTCATGGGCATCGGCTCGGCGCGCGGCGAGGACCGCGCCGTCCAGGCCGCCGAGCTGGCGATCTCCTCGCCGCTGCTTGAGGCGAGCATCGACGGCGCGCACGGCGTGCTGCTGTCGATCCAGGGCGGCAGCGACCTCGGCCTGCTCGAGGTCCACGAGGCCGCCCGCCTGGTGCAGGAGGCCGCCCACCCCGAGGCCAACATCATCTTCGGCACCGTCATCGACGACGCCCTCGGTGACGAGGTGCGCGTCACCGTGATCGCGGCCGGGTTCGACGGCGGCGTGCCGCAGGCGCGCAAGGACGGCCGCGGCCTGGGGCAGATCGCCGGCCAGACGGCCCGTCCCGTGGCGGCCACGGCGACAGGTGGCCAGTCCGCGGTCTCCACGGCGGGCCCGGCGACCGTGCCGGTGCCCCAGCCCCCCGTCAACGGCGCGCACACGCTGCCCCGTCCGATCCCGGCGGACCCCGACGACGTGCCGACGAGCCTGCAGCCTGTCGCACAGGCCGCGCGCCCGAGCGTCGCGGTCGTCGAGGAGGTCGAGGGAGTGACGGTCGAGCGCCCGGTCGAGGTGCCGCGCATCTGGGACGCCGCTCCTCCCAAGGAGGAGCTCGACGTTCCCGACTTCCTCAAGTGA
- a CDS encoding cell division protein FtsQ/DivIB → MRRHLVVRRLGVWAAAVAAVLVLAWAAFVSPLLALDMREVSVTGQGSTIDVAQVQAVIGEEVGVPLPRIDTVALRQRLLELNGVRDASILRDWPHGLAVTLTSREPVAAAPVDDGFALVDADGVRVGTTPEPPEGLPVVEASLDDDQAPALVAALRVLAGLPAELADQVTQVSAATRDDVRTTLSSGQVIKWGSDDRVALKLAVVQALRQAAPDAQVFDVSSPDLPVTR, encoded by the coding sequence ATGCGCCGACACCTCGTGGTGCGCCGGCTGGGGGTGTGGGCCGCGGCCGTGGCCGCAGTCCTCGTCCTGGCCTGGGCCGCGTTCGTCTCGCCGCTGCTCGCGCTCGATATGCGCGAGGTGAGCGTCACGGGGCAGGGGAGCACGATCGACGTGGCGCAGGTCCAGGCGGTCATCGGCGAGGAGGTCGGTGTGCCGCTGCCGCGCATCGACACCGTCGCGCTGCGTCAGCGCCTGCTGGAGCTCAACGGCGTGCGCGACGCGAGCATCCTGCGCGACTGGCCGCACGGGCTCGCGGTGACGCTGACCTCGCGCGAGCCGGTCGCCGCCGCGCCGGTCGATGACGGGTTCGCGCTCGTCGACGCCGACGGCGTGCGCGTCGGGACCACGCCCGAGCCCCCCGAGGGTCTGCCCGTGGTCGAGGCGAGCCTGGACGACGACCAGGCGCCCGCGCTCGTGGCGGCGCTGCGTGTGCTGGCGGGTCTGCCGGCGGAGCTGGCCGACCAGGTCACGCAGGTGAGCGCGGCGACGCGCGACGACGTGCGCACCACCCTGTCGTCGGGTCAGGTCATCAAGTGGGGCAGCGACGACCGTGTCGCGCTCAAGCTCGCCGTGGTCCAGGCGCTGCGTCAGGCGGCGCCTGACGCGCAGGTGTTCGACGTCAGTTCGCCCGACCTCCCCGTGACGCGCTGA
- the murC gene encoding UDP-N-acetylmuramate--L-alanine ligase, with protein MSDETVPVDQLGRVHLIAVGGAGVSVVARLLAARRVPVQGSDAAQSATLDALRADGVRVWVGHDAAHVVAPDGRPLVDTVVVSSAVREDNPELAAARAAGVRVLHRSQALASLMLGQRAVAVAGAHGKTTTSAMVVSVLRATGADPSFAIGGSVRVRDADGSVSAVPGGHLGAGDVLVAEADESDGSFLNYAPTLAVVTNVEPDHLDHYGTREAFDAAFVAFAGRVRPGGVLIACADDAGAAALAAAHRARGGTVVTYGAAEGADVVVSDIVSTAQGVSATVRGGPLGDAPLDLRIAVTGTHNVLNATAAVVTAVLLGAAPTDAVAGAAAFVGTGRRFEPRGEAGGVRVVDDYAHHPTEIEALLRAARPIAGAGRVLVLFQPHLYSRTRIFAERFAAALALADEVVVTGVYRAREDVDPTVSARTITDLLPATASGGTVRAVEDRVEAAHAVAALARPGDLVLTVGAGDVTQLAPLILGDLAD; from the coding sequence GTGAGCGACGAGACGGTGCCGGTCGACCAGCTCGGCCGGGTGCATCTGATCGCCGTGGGCGGCGCCGGGGTCAGCGTGGTCGCACGCCTGCTCGCCGCGCGTCGTGTTCCGGTCCAGGGCTCCGACGCCGCGCAGAGCGCGACGCTCGACGCTCTGCGGGCTGACGGCGTGCGGGTGTGGGTGGGCCACGACGCCGCGCATGTGGTCGCGCCCGACGGACGGCCGCTGGTCGACACCGTCGTGGTCTCCAGCGCGGTGCGTGAGGACAACCCCGAGCTCGCCGCCGCGCGCGCGGCGGGCGTCCGAGTGCTGCACCGCTCGCAGGCGCTCGCCTCGCTCATGCTCGGCCAGCGCGCGGTGGCGGTGGCCGGGGCGCACGGCAAGACGACGACGTCCGCCATGGTCGTCTCGGTGCTGCGCGCCACGGGCGCCGACCCGTCGTTCGCGATCGGAGGCTCGGTGCGCGTGCGCGACGCCGACGGCTCGGTGTCCGCGGTCCCGGGTGGACACCTGGGCGCCGGCGACGTGCTGGTCGCCGAGGCCGACGAGTCCGACGGCTCGTTCCTCAACTACGCCCCGACCCTCGCCGTGGTCACCAACGTCGAGCCCGACCACCTCGACCACTACGGCACGCGCGAGGCGTTCGACGCCGCGTTCGTCGCCTTCGCCGGGCGCGTGCGGCCCGGCGGCGTGCTCATCGCGTGCGCCGACGACGCCGGGGCGGCCGCGCTCGCGGCGGCCCACCGCGCGCGCGGCGGCACGGTGGTCACCTATGGCGCCGCTGAGGGCGCCGACGTCGTCGTGAGCGACATCGTCTCGACGGCGCAGGGCGTGAGTGCGACGGTGCGCGGCGGGCCGCTCGGCGACGCGCCGCTCGACCTGCGCATCGCCGTGACGGGGACGCACAACGTGCTCAACGCGACCGCGGCGGTGGTGACCGCGGTGTTGCTCGGCGCGGCGCCCACCGACGCGGTCGCGGGCGCCGCGGCGTTCGTGGGCACGGGGCGCCGCTTCGAGCCGCGCGGCGAGGCGGGCGGGGTGCGCGTCGTCGACGACTACGCCCACCACCCCACCGAGATCGAGGCGCTGTTGCGCGCCGCGCGGCCGATCGCGGGCGCTGGACGCGTGCTCGTGCTCTTCCAGCCGCACCTGTACTCGCGCACCCGCATCTTCGCCGAGCGTTTCGCGGCCGCTCTCGCGCTCGCCGACGAGGTCGTCGTGACCGGGGTCTACCGGGCGCGTGAGGACGTGGACCCCACCGTGTCGGCGCGCACGATCACCGACCTGCTGCCCGCGACGGCGTCGGGCGGCACGGTGCGGGCCGTCGAGGATCGCGTCGAGGCGGCGCACGCCGTCGCGGCGCTCGCGCGTCCCGGCGACCTGGTGCTCACGGTCGGCGCCGGCGACGTGACGCAGTTGGCGCCGCTGATCCTGGGGGACCTCGCGGACTGA
- the murG gene encoding undecaprenyldiphospho-muramoylpentapeptide beta-N-acetylglucosaminyltransferase has translation MSHKVHSVVLAGGGTAGHVNPLLAVADELRARDPEAKVLVLGTATGLEAELVPARGYRLAPVPRVPLPRRPSVDLLTLPGKLSAAVHAAQAAIEEIDAQVVVGFGGYVSTPAYLAARRRGVPVVIHEQNARPGLANKLGARWAARVGLTFEGTPLRGGVVTGLPLRREIAELVSARESDAAGTRVAAADALGLDPARPTVLVTGGSSGALSLNTAVAGAADALLASGAQVLHLTGKGKDGPVRDAVARLGSSVESRRYQVREYLSEMHLALAVADLVVARSGAGTVCELAALGLPAVYVPLPIGNGEQRLNAAPLVRAGGGLLVDDADLTSSWVAEHVPALVADTGRLAAMAEAARRTGVRDGAARVADLVEQAVATRAGAA, from the coding sequence GTGAGTCACAAGGTCCACTCCGTCGTGCTCGCCGGCGGCGGCACCGCCGGTCACGTCAACCCCCTGCTCGCGGTCGCCGACGAGCTGCGCGCGCGCGATCCCGAGGCGAAGGTGCTGGTGCTGGGCACCGCGACCGGCCTCGAGGCCGAGCTCGTGCCAGCCCGCGGCTATCGCCTGGCGCCGGTGCCGCGGGTTCCGCTGCCGCGCCGCCCCTCGGTCGACCTGCTGACGCTGCCCGGCAAGCTCAGCGCCGCAGTGCACGCGGCACAGGCCGCGATCGAGGAGATCGACGCGCAGGTGGTCGTCGGCTTCGGCGGCTACGTGTCGACGCCCGCCTACCTGGCCGCCCGCCGCCGCGGCGTGCCCGTGGTGATCCACGAGCAGAACGCGCGCCCCGGCCTGGCCAACAAGCTCGGCGCGCGCTGGGCCGCGCGCGTGGGCCTGACCTTCGAGGGCACGCCGCTGCGCGGGGGCGTCGTGACGGGTCTGCCGCTGCGCCGCGAGATCGCCGAGCTGGTCAGCGCGCGTGAGTCCGACGCCGCCGGCACACGCGTCGCGGCCGCCGACGCCCTGGGCCTCGACCCGGCGCGCCCGACCGTCCTGGTCACGGGCGGATCCTCGGGGGCGCTGAGCCTCAACACCGCGGTCGCCGGCGCGGCCGACGCGCTGCTGGCCTCGGGCGCCCAGGTGCTGCACCTGACGGGCAAGGGCAAGGACGGCCCGGTGCGCGACGCCGTCGCGCGTCTGGGCTCGTCGGTCGAGTCGCGGCGCTACCAGGTGCGCGAGTATCTGTCCGAGATGCACCTCGCGCTCGCGGTCGCCGACCTGGTCGTCGCGCGCTCGGGAGCCGGCACGGTGTGCGAGCTCGCGGCCCTCGGGCTGCCCGCCGTCTACGTGCCGCTGCCCATCGGCAACGGCGAGCAGCGCCTCAACGCCGCGCCGCTCGTGCGGGCCGGGGGAGGGCTGCTCGTCGACGACGCCGACCTCACCTCCTCGTGGGTCGCCGAGCATGTCCCGGCGCTCGTCGCGGACACCGGACGCCTGGCGGCGATGGCCGAGGCCGCGCGGCGCACGGGCGTGCGCGACGGCGCGGCCCGGGTCGCCGACCTCGTCGAGCAGGCCGTCGCCACCCGGGCGGGTGCGGCGTGA